A window of Tachypleus tridentatus isolate NWPU-2018 chromosome 7, ASM421037v1, whole genome shotgun sequence genomic DNA:
TTTCTCCTTTCAACCAGTCTCTCTTGTTATCTTACAACTGtaccatgtttaaaatattgtttgttgtttcaacCTATGTGTCTTGTTATCTTACAACAATGATgtgtttaaaatactgttttttgtttcaacCAGTCTCTCCTGTTATCTTACAACAATGCTATGTTAAAATGCTGTTTCTCCTTTCAACCAATCTCTCTTGTTATCTTACAACAATGTTGTGTTTAAGATTCTGTGTTTTGTTACAACCAGTATCTCCTGTTATGTTACAACAATGGTATGTTTGAAGTATTATTTCTTCTTTCAACTACAGGTGTTTTGACTAAGTTAATAATGTGTAGTTAAGTAGGCAAATCTTACTAGTGCACCAATTGTAAACAGTAATTAACTGGTTTGACTAATAACAGTGAATAAGTATTAACATAATGACATAAATTAACAGTACATTAAGAGATAATTCATCAAAACGTCATTTTATTAACTAACTTGTTTTATTAAGGATAAGAATAATACACACAGTTGTTAAAGCAACTtatcaatattaaaacatatgttagtAACCCGTCTCTCTTATTGCTAACACACTAGAAATAAGTAAAACTTAACGTCGTTAATAACACAATACTAGCTTATTTGTTGCACCACAACCTCACTCAGTTCATGGATCACATGCTTGAGACGAGGAAAATATAACTCCGTCTTCAGCTACAAAAGGAAACTTCATCCACGACAGCAGATTTCCCCGAGGGTGGGGTTCGTCACATGGGgcgattttctttatttgttcctCAGTCAACGCTTCATTCCAGACCTGCAGGTCCGTGAGCTCACCTTCCCAAGCAGCAGAACTCTCGAATCCTCCTCCGGGTTTGTCTTGCTCCTGACCGATGACAACTGTACCCCCTCCTAAGATCCGATGGCCTGGTTTCAATGGTTGCGTTTGACTACATTGTTCACCGTTCAAGAATATCTTATTGCTACCGTCCGCACCAGACCACACTGCACAAACGTGATACCAGTGGCCCAACCTTACACCTGAACATGACGAACTGACGTGGTCAGTATGGACGAATAGGTTAATTGCTGCTTTAAAATCATTCTTAACAGAGATTCCCAAAATAAATTCGTTATCCATGGATGGGTGAGCGTAAGAAAAGAAATAGCCAGTTCTTGATATCCAGGGTTTGATTCTCTGACACACTGTTATCTGGTCTAAAGACGGTAAACTTTGTTCCAGTCGAAGATGTGGAAACTTGTTTGAACTTGATGGTGGAAAATGAACTTTAAGTCGTTGTGTTGAAACCACTAGACTCGGTTGACCGAGGACAGCCACAGTGAAGACGGCGATTGATGGAAGCgtgattttcatgttttgttgtttcaaCTGTACAACCAATTGGGGTTAAAGTGACTCTGACCTCAGCAGAgttgaaaatataactttcaaatatCTGATCACGTGAACAGATGACACACCAGTTTCTGTGAAGGGCACTTAACATTGCTTCTCCATATATGGTTTTAGGTGTTAGATGTCCCCTTATAAGGAAAGGAAACAAAGCGTTGTTGTTGTGTGATCgttaaaggaatattttggttTAATACAGAACACACTTTTAACTATGTTCATGAAGATGTCTCACAGAacacactgtgtgttattaacaggagtgatGTTCCACTTTCTTGGACTGTGATAATTCAAACTATTAACATTTTCAGTGGATGTAATGTACTGAATCCTTACTTCATGTATCAAATCTGAAAGCAGTCATTAAGAAACGCTTGACATATAAAatggtataaatataaaataactgacttataacacctccatgttttattgagtttttttcattttcttaaagtattaaaactttattttataaaaatacatttgtaacttgcatgaatttttttttttaaatttgacatACTGATAGAAGCTATAAAGGTACAGTTAGGGGGCTCATTTGATGTAAATATAAACCACATGTATAacatttattcaacaaaaatgaacattttcgCTCACGCCTTCTCCAAAAGTCACGCGAGCTGTCAGACTAAACATTTTTACCACAGCTTTAACGTGAGAGTAACAATGgacagttttttgtgttttgtttgtcatTCGGATTAAAAACCGCTGTCTTAGTGTGTTATTTTCATACTGGCTGTGGTTTGTTGGTATGTACTGACAAAAAGGTCAGAATATCTAATGAAAAACGCCTTAGATATGAATAAAAGTTGTACCCAAAATACGGATTGAGCGTGTGAAAGAATGAAATGAAATTTGACACCAAAGTAATAAGTAAGTTAAAGTGATTTGATAAggacaaatatacatatataaatatacttaccaGTTTGGTCTTAAATTTGAGTTCATTTCTCCAGTTGCACACactgaatatttgtgttttgatCACATCTAAGGCGTTTTTGATTAGATACCTATTTCTCAGAATGTGGCGGAGATACTAAATTTTCCTTTGACCTACAaggctagaaactgggtttcgatgcccatggtgggcagagcacagatagctcattgtgtagctttgtattcaaCTGCAAAAATGTATTGAAGGTTGTGACATGTTTCCTTAACTTAAGGATGGTGCAGTTCCTAAAGTATTTTGATTACTTGATGGTTGTGGAGTTCCTAAAGTGTTTTAATTACTTGATGGTTGTGGAGTTCCTAAGGTGTTTTAATTACTTGATGGTTGTGGAGTTCCTAAAGTGTTTTAATTACTTGATGGTTGTGGAGTTCCTAAGGTGTTTTAATTACTTGATGGTTGTGGAGTTCCTAAAGTGTTTTGATGACTTGATGGTGTTGaagtttgtaaagtgttttcatgactagataggactgctgtttgtaaagtgttttcatgactggccagcagtgtatatcccCATGATATTGAACTCCTACCAGAGGAAGGACACTCACTCAGTCAGCCGTTTCCACCGTCGCAGAGTTTTTGAACCTAATGGCGAAATTAACTATTTCTTTTATAACGCGTTCACAGAAAAACTGAGCATATTCACCACTTCTCTCCTGGAGTATTAGTGTAtcaagtgttatttatttatttcaacggGAAATTTACGGTCGTCAGTTTGTGATACTCGAGAGGCCAACTGTAAAGTTACAACAGCTGAGTTCTATAAAACCTAGGCCTGTTGATCTTATCACACAGAAAGGATACCAAACATTTCTACTGATGCAACATTGAAAGGTTACCAAACCGTTATAGTGATGCAACGTTGAAAGAATACCAAACCTTTCTTGTGACACAGTGTTCAAAGGATACCAAACCTTTCTTCTGATGCAACATTGAAAGGATGAATTAAAACCTTTCTTGTGACACAGTGTTCAAAGGATGATGCAGCGTTGAAAGAATACCAAGCTTTTGATGCTAGTGATGCAACGTTGAATGGATAGCAGACCTTTCTAGTAATGCAACATTGAAAATATACCAAATCTTTCTAGTGATGCAACGTTGAGAGGATACCAAACCTTTCTAGTGATGCAACGTTGAGAGGATACCAAACCTTTCTAGTGATGCAACGTTGAGAGGATACCAAACCTTTTCACTGATGGAACGATGAAAGGATATCATACCTTTTGTAATGAAACGTTGAAAGGATACTCAACCTCTCTTGTGATACAACAGTGAAAGGACACCAAACCTTTCTACTGATGCAACTTTAAAACGATTCGAAACCTTTCTAGTGATACAACATTGAGAGGATACATACCTTTCTACAGATGCAACATTAAAAGGATATCAACTTCTGTATTCGTGCAACATTGAAACATACCAAACATTTCTACTGACACAACATTGAAACATACTAAACATTTCTGCTGATGCAAtgttgatatttgttttatttgtcggTTATTTATGTGACTTGTACATGCCAGCTGAATTTGTTAAGCATCGTATAATTACTTACATTATATTCATGTTATTCTTACAAAATCAAAAGATTTATTATATGATCTTGTTTCTTTAGCAGTCGACCAGTTTCGAATTGcaaatcaatttattttctttaaaaaacgtCTCGTTCCTATTTTGGTATGTATGTTAGCTGATGATACTGGAACAGAGGTAGTAATAAATATGTTCCTATTTTGGTATGTATGTTAGCTGATGATACTGGAACAGAGGCAGTAATAAATATGTTCCTATTTTGGTATGTATGTTAGCTGATGATACTGGAACAGAGGCAGTAATAAATATGGAATAGTTGATGTTCGAACAAATATTGTATTACAAACAGTGTGTTAACATTTTACTATAAAATCAAAACATGAATTCCACAAATGATTCAGAAGGACTTAAGAAGAATAAGTGAATGAAATTAAATACGAAGAAACAAAATTTACTCAAGTTAATGTGATGACACCCGATTACTAGTGAagaattacaaatacaaaatttactgaagttaatGTGATGAACACCCGATTACTAGTGAAGAATAACAAATACCCAAGTCTGACTGGCATAAAGAGTAGAATAAATGTGCGCATGTTACTAGCAGCTCATAAAACGTGAGTGCAGTTTGAGGTTCACACACACATATGGTGTTTGAATGTATGGGTGTAGATAGAGGTCCACACACCAACAACCTTACGTATGGTGTCTAAAGGCTTGGCTGTAGAGAGAGGTCCACACACCAACTATCTTACATATGGTGTTCGAAGGTATGACTGTAGATAGAGGTCCACACAAACAACCTTACGTATGGTGTTTGAAGGCATGGTCTGAAATAGCGGTCCACACACCGATAACTTTACGTATGGTGTCTAAAGGTTTGGCTGTAGAGAGAGGTCCACACACCAACAACCTTACGTATTTTACACCTTTTTACATATGGGTGTAAAACTGGATAGTAcgttatgtttaatttcaaattttaacaaaGATCCTGACC
This region includes:
- the LOC143257763 gene encoding C-reactive protein 1.1-like; protein product: MKITLPSIAVFTVAVLGQPSLVVSTQRLKVHFPPSSSNKFPHLRLEQSLPSLDQITVCQRIKPWISRTGYFFSYAHPSMDNEFILGISVKNDFKAAINLFVHTDHVSSSCSGVRLGHWYHVCAVWSGADGSNKIFLNGEQCSQTQPLKPGHRILGGGTVVIGQEQDKPGGGFESSAAWEGELTDLQVWNEALTEEQIKKIAPCDEPHPRGNLLSWMKFPFVAEDGVIFSSSQACDP